In Thermococcus stetteri, the following proteins share a genomic window:
- a CDS encoding phosphoribosyltransferase produces MKKFPARLASWEDIERWAKEGAWKILEEGWKPDVVVGLARGGWVAARLYCDYLGIKDLVSLKVEHWGVTATPDGKARLKYGTNYDLSGKKVLIVDDISDTGESLTLAKNYVVSQNPAEVKTATLLTIRGSRFKPDYYAEEIDWAWIVFPWNFVEDMINLVGNILEEKEAVSTDEIIELFKELHGLEVPKGKLEEALRMAEIRKAFKFREGKWLKA; encoded by the coding sequence ATGAAGAAGTTTCCTGCAAGGCTCGCTTCTTGGGAAGACATTGAAAGGTGGGCAAAAGAAGGCGCCTGGAAAATTCTAGAGGAAGGCTGGAAGCCAGACGTGGTGGTTGGGCTCGCAAGGGGCGGCTGGGTCGCGGCGAGGCTCTACTGCGACTATCTGGGAATCAAAGACCTCGTAAGCCTTAAGGTCGAGCACTGGGGGGTGACTGCTACCCCAGACGGCAAGGCCAGGCTCAAGTACGGCACCAACTACGACCTGAGCGGCAAGAAGGTTCTCATCGTTGACGATATCAGCGACACCGGTGAGAGCCTGACGCTGGCGAAGAACTACGTAGTCAGCCAGAACCCTGCAGAAGTGAAGACAGCAACCCTTCTCACGATCAGAGGCTCCCGCTTCAAGCCTGACTACTACGCCGAGGAGATAGACTGGGCCTGGATAGTCTTCCCCTGGAACTTTGTCGAGGACATGATAAACCTTGTGGGCAACATCCTCGAGGAGAAGGAAGCGGTAAGCACCGATGAGATAATCGAGCTCTTCAAGGAGCTCCACGGCCTTGAAGTGCCGAAGGGCAAGCTTGAGGAAGCCCTCAGGATGGCGGAGATAAGGAAGGCTTTTAAGTTCAGGGAAGGGAAGTGGCTCAAAGCCTGA
- a CDS encoding CoA-binding protein, which yields MVRIMPVDRLSDEDVREILTKYRKIALVGASPKPERDANQVMRYLLDRGYEVYPVNPRYDGVLGRRCYPSVLDIPDDVDIVDLFVRPEFTMDYVEQAIKKGAKVVWFQFNTYNRDAFKKAKEAGLTAVAHRCIKQEHERLFG from the coding sequence ATGGTACGGATAATGCCGGTTGACAGGCTGAGCGATGAGGATGTAAGGGAAATTCTCACGAAGTACAGGAAGATAGCGCTCGTCGGCGCTTCCCCAAAGCCGGAGCGCGATGCCAACCAGGTCATGCGCTATCTCCTCGACCGCGGCTACGAGGTCTATCCCGTGAACCCTAGATATGATGGAGTCCTTGGGAGAAGGTGCTACCCGAGCGTTCTCGACATCCCTGATGACGTTGACATCGTTGACCTCTTCGTTAGACCCGAGTTCACGATGGACTATGTCGAGCAGGCGATAAAGAAGGGCGCGAAGGTTGTCTGGTTCCAATTCAACACCTACAACAGGGATGCGTTTAAGAAGGCAAAAGAAGCGGGCCTTACAGCCGTCGCTCACAGGTGCATAAAGCAGGAGCACGAGAGGCTTTTTGGTTAG